In Alnus glutinosa chromosome 7, dhAlnGlut1.1, whole genome shotgun sequence, the sequence AAGTGCATGTATTGACAGCTCGGTGTTCAGACCATAAACCACTATGGATTCAAATGCTTCCCCAAACAGAGTTCCGGAGACGGCATCACTGTTTCAAATTTGAGGCTAGCTGGAATGAGGACAGTGAGTGAATGCATTAATCCAATCAGTTTGGGAAAGGGATATGATGGGTGGTCCTACTCTAGTGGAAGCTCAAAGGAAACTTAAGGAGTGCAGGTCAGCGTTGTCCTCTTGGAGTAACCAGAAGTTCGTTAATGTGGCCAGGAAATTACGGATACTTACTAGACGTCTTGATCTACTTTAGAGGGCTGAATGTACAATTAATCAAGCAAGTATTCGGAGTGTCCAGTGTGAGATCGACCAGCTCTTGGATATGGAAGATATACGCTGGAAATAGAGAGCGAAAAGACATTGGTTACAAAAGGGAGATAGAAACACCAAGTTCTATCACGCATGGGCAAATCAGAGACATCGTAATAACTTCATTTTTGAGATTCAGGATGAAGAAGGGAATAAATGGTCGTCTCCGGGGGAGGTGGGGGTTGCCTTCACTCGCTTTTTCCAGGGACTTTACTCAACTGAGGGCACCAGGGGGGTTGAGGATCTGGTGGAGTTGGTCTCACCCAGGGTTACACCTGAGGTGAATGAATTGCTGACTAAAAGCTTTACGATTGAGGAGGTCGACATTGTACTCTCTCAAACGCACCCATTGAAGGTGCCAGTGCCAAACGGGTTTGGAGTCTGCTTCTTCCAAAAGCACTAGTCAATAGTGGGGGATGGCATTCGGGAGGCAGTTCTGAACTTTCTAAATTCGAGTAATTAATTTTGATCCTGCTCTTAACCTTACTTATATAGACTTGATTCCCAAATCACAGAATGCCTCTAGTGTATATGATTTTCGGCCCATTAGCTTGTGTAACGTCttgtacaagatcattgcaaaaatTTTGGCTAACAGATTAAAGCAAGTCTTAGGAGAGATAATCTCCAAACAACAAAGCGCATTTGTACCGGGGCGACTCATTACGGACAACGTCCTAGTTGCTTATAAGGCTTTGCACACTATGAGTACCAGAATGAACGGTAGAAAGGGGTATATGGCGATCAAATTGGACATGAGTAAAGCTTACGACCGGATGGAATGGGCTTTCTTAGAAGCCATGATGAGAAGTTTGGGGTTTGCTGTCCAGTGGATCAGAATTATTATGCAATGTGTTGGCACTGTGTCTTTTCAGGTTCTACTTAATGGTGTTCCTCAAGCTATGATATCCCATACTAGGGGATTAAGGTAGGGGGATCCCCTATCCCCCTACCTGTTCTTGTTGTGTGCTGAAGGACTAAGTACTCTCTTGACCAAAGCGAGCCTGGATGGGAGAATTTCTAGGGTGCCAATATCTCATAGAGGCTATCAACTCAGCCACTTATTCTTCGCTGACAATAGCCTTTTGTTTTGTCGAGCTACTTTCAGCTAATTGGGGAATATCTTCAGCTTCAATAGCAGTACGAGTTAGCCTCGGGACAGAAGCTAAATAGCTCCAAAACATCCATCTTTTATAGCCGAAACACCAAGCATGAGTTTAGAGAATTTATCAACTCCTCTAGTGGCATCCCAGCATATAATTCCTTCAAAAAGTATTTGTGGTTACCTGCAATGGTAGGCTGGTCAAAAAGAAGGACTTTCGAGGGAATTCTGCACCGAGTAAGGAAGAGGCTTGACGGGTGGAAAGAGAGATTTCTTTCTCAGCTCGGGAATGAGGTGCTTTTAAAATCGGTAATCCAAGCTATACCAACCTACAATATGAGTGTGTTCATGCTCCCAAAGTCCCTGTGCGACAAGCTGGAAGCCGTGATGAACCGGTTTATGTGGGGCAACAAGGAGTCGTCTAAAGGTCTCAACTAGATGAGCTGGTCAAGACTGGGAAACTCAAAATCTAATGGGGGACTTGGCTACAGAGATATGGAAGTATTTAATCTTGCACTCCTTGCTAAACAAGGTTGGAGGCTCATTCAAGACCCAAATTCCTTGCTGGGAACAATTTTAAGAGACAAGTATTATTCGGGGAAGACTTTCCAGCTAGCTGCATTGGGTCACAATCCATCTTTTGCCTGGCGCAGTATCCTGAAGGCCCGTCCGACACTTGAAAACGGCCTGGTTTGGAGGATAGGTAATGGTGAAAAAACCAGAATTTGGGGGAATAAATGGGTTCTAATTTCCCCTGATTTTGTGGTCCATTCTCTCCCTAATGGCTTAAATAATGACGATCGAGTTTGCTCTCTTCTAGATCAGCAAACGTGATGGTGGAAGAACAATGTGCTTGGAGAATTTTGATCCAGTAGAGGCAGAAAGAATCAGCAATCTTGTTCCAAATCCTTTGCTACAAGAGGACCGTCTGATTTGGAGGGGTACAAAGCACGGCCATTTCTCTTTGCGCAGTGCCTACTTCCTAGAGGTAGAAAGGACACGGCAGGACAAAGGAGAGAGTTCTCATCATCAGGGTATCCAATGGTTTTGGAAGTACATTTGGAGTTTTTCGATACCTCCGGTAGTGAAAAATTTTGTGTGGAAAGTGTGCAACGCTATCCTTCTAATAAAGGTAAACCTACACCGGAGAGGGGTAGTGACGGATCCTTACTGTCCACTTTGTCTGACCAATCCGGAAACCCCACTCCATGTGATCCTGTGATCGTGCCCCTCAGCGGTAGCTGTTTGGCAGGAGAGCTCCCGAAAGGTACAGAAGTTGTCCCTAGAGGCCGAGGATAGTTTGGGCTTCATCAaagaattaaaagataaattggAGGAGCAGTATTTTGGAGAGGTGCTAATAACTATGAGATTCATTTGGCTCCGAAGGAACTCCTATGTCTTTGGTAGCAGCTTGGAGACCCTGGGCCAGGTGATTCAAAAAGTAAAAGGGGTGATGGCGGATTTGGAGGATGAATCTCAAGGAGAATGGTCCGAAGTTTCGATGACTTCTGCTCCTTCCACTCCGCGATGGGTTCGGCCACCAGTGGGGATGTTGAAAGTGAATTGGGATGCAGCTCTCTATATAGCAACGAAACGGTTAGGGGTTGGAGTGGTGGTGGCAGCTATGACTATGTGTATTCCATCTCGGACGGATCCTGCAACTACGGAAGCTTTGGCGGTGTGGGAAGCAGTTAGATTCTATGATTCTCAAGGGTGGCAGCGGGTACTTTTTGAAGGGGATGCACAGTCCATAGTGATGGCTTTACGCAAGAGGGGGCAGTGTTAGAGTCCTTATGGTCACATGATAGAAGATATCAAAGTTTTATTCCAAAGATTTATTCCTTTGAAGATCAATCACGTCAATAGACTAGCTAATATGGCTGCTCATTCGATGGCCAAAATGGCGGTGAATCAAGGTCTAGATATCATTTGAATGGGAGAGTGTCCTCCATGTATCCAATCTATTGTGCTTGCCACTTTTGATTCAATGAAGTTGTAttcttcctttaaaaaaaaaccgttaCGCCacccaattgttttttttaggcattaataataataatatcgtTATTTTGCTCAAGTTTATAAAAGGATAACATTGGGATTAATTATGTACTTATTCTAatccacatgtttttaaagtataaaacccgttaattatattaatgaagttattaaatttatttgatataaaataagtcATATGTTGACTTAaacatattttggtatctcactgttttaattattttaactgAAACGGTGCAtgccttaatattatttaataaaaggttctattattttgggttgcaagactttattgtaagaatagtgagttttaactattatatctatttttataaatagaCAATTATGAGATCTATTaggataaataattatataaagaCCTTAAAAAATGCCGTAATAAAGTCCAtataaaagattagtaataaaatgtaattggacaaATTGTATTTGTGGAGATAATATTTAATAGGAAATTATATGAAGGTTTAAAGGTAAGAAATTAGAATATggttaaaatgtatttttagtgaattatgcTAAATCACTATtgtttgtatatatgtatatatatattttgcagtGAACACTTCCCAGAAGCAAGAATAATAACAGTGGGTATTTCTTATTCACTGAGGATGaaacgtgtggtttagtctttagaaATGTAGTGattgcttttttatttaattgtatacatGATGTTTGACATTTAATAAGTTCaacatgttttggttgaaattacGTATATGATGCTGTTTGcatgattatatatattgtgataCTGTTATAAGTCTGTTAAAAAGattggaggtttaggtaccaaggcgtcagtggATTGAGTAGACCAACGGATGGACtgaggtttatatatatacaccaagGCGTCAAGAGGTTGGTTAGATCGATGGATAAaccgaaagtttaggtaccaaagcatcaatacactgataagaccgacagataaaccaaaggttgaaggaatatTAGTGAGCTAAGATAAGTGTGAAGAGTTATAACTCTAGCATTAAAAGTATGGTTCCAGAAAGGGAGTTAAGGCTCTAGTATGGAAATTATGGTTCCAGTAAAAGAGGTATAAGAGTTATGGCTCTGGCACTCAAAGTATGGTACCAGTAAAGGAGTTAAGGCTCCAGTACGGGAAGTAAAGTTCTAGTGGAAGAGGTATGAACCGTATGATTCAATATTAGTGGTAACATATGACGCTAATAATGTGATAAGTATAGACATGGCTTTGAGTAGTAAAGAGTTAAAGTAGGGGAACAAGCATTGGTTGTATGTGGATATAATTATGTGTTtgtggatataactgtcatcatttggatgcattgtatattgttaaataaatcaatgTGTCACTATGTGGTTGAGGACCATTGACTTACTCGACCAcaacatgagattgtggtgttaaccacaattaCTTGCGAGTTTTGCAGGAATAAATGAAGCAGCTTAAGAACGAGACTTTTAGCGTGTAATTATTATTTAGAGAAAAatagtaattatttatttattaagtactGCATGGGACACATAATGTATTATTTTAGAATGTAATTATTATAGcataacaaaatattattatttttatatattgaagtTATTCTgacgtgaaaatcgaaaaatcTCACTTATAATTTTTGTGAAAGTGCAGGTGGTTAGAGAACGTATAGACAATGATACAAAATTGCATAAATGTGTGCAGGGTGTCAAttcttcaaacaaaaaaaaaaaaaaaaaaaaaaaaaaaaaaaaaaatgaaaaccaaaagGAAAGGGAAAATAATTAGAAGCTCTTAAACATGCTTTAGCTCAAAGAATCCATTGACGTGCCGAAAAAGTCGAAGAGGGTGAGCTGATTTTGTCAACAAGAAATTCTTATACCTTCTTCTTGTGAAAAAGCAAATAGAGGAAATAAAATCAATTGTGAAAAAAGCAAATAGAGGAAATAAAATCCAGAATTATTATACCTTCTTCCATCTTCCAAATTTAGccctcttcctttctctctttaACGCAcgatctctctttcttctttcttcttctctttttctcctcttcctcttcttccgtTCTCTTTCGCTTCTACGCCTCTCTCTCCCCCTcggttctttctctctcttctcttctttctttcccttctttATCTTCTcccctgttcttcctttcccTTCTGtgtttcttagtttttttgttttgctacGCCACTGAAAGTCTGAAAGGAAATGGGCGGGTGTAAAAagataagaattttttttgagagTCCATAGGATCCCGTAGCCTCATACTTGGCCCATGGAATGCCGGGATGCTTTTTGAGTCGGACTATTAGATAGTCTTATCTTTTGGGATTTGTACGTTATGTTTATAAACACTCATTAACGGACTAATTATAAATGTTATATAATCTTATCTTTTGGGATTTGAACGTTATGTTTATaaagtgttcataaaaaaatgaggtgtcttttaaaatcatcattgagccaccgcatttttttatggacatacACTTGATAAACATTTATATAACATTTAGAAATACTCCTCAATTCATATAATGCATACGAAATTCTCTTGTGACACTTTTGTATATCTATTAGTTTTAGTTATGAAATgatataatgtaaaaaaaaattaaaacatttgacaTTTTAATGTCAACTCTTAATAATATAATTGTTTTGTTGCTTCTACTGCGATGTTTTGATCTCTAATGTAATATATTCATGTTATGAGTTGCTATTAGATATGTACAAGATATTATGGTGACTTGATCTTCGTTCTTTAGGGAGGGTTGTCACAACCACTTCAATGGGCATCATACAATTGGTGCAAAAGTTTCTTGATACCAAAAGTGAGTGATGGATTTTCATGGTGCCAgcagaaaggaagagagaagagTAGAGAGAGTGCTGGCTTTCGAACCAAACTAACAAAATTTCTATTTCTTGTAAGAATAATTAATGGTTTCAGTAAGAGAGAAACCACCGGAAGACTAGTACCAGCCGGGATACATGGCTTATTACAATCTTATAAATAATACCACAGCTCTAGATAATGCAATTGCAGAATGTTGTACAACTAATTAAGTTCTGGtctttattaaattattgaCGCAATTAAGTATCCGGGCAAACacgtctttattttttttttctaagccatATAAAAGGGCAAAGGAGAAGGGGGAGGGTGCCTACACAGGCGTACACATACAGCAAATTTGCTTGGGTCCTTCCCAAAGTATTGCGTACACTTCTTTAAACACGACATAAAATCATCATCACAGCCAACTTGACTTGTCAGCAACAGTTTCTGGCACTTCACACGGGTCACTGCCAAGCATATTAGCAATAGCAATGCAACCACTTGTACCACCGATGGCTTCTCTACACCCATAACCTTACCCTCGTTAGCTATAAGTTATTGATTCCTGACCTTTGAATTTTCAATTACAATATACAGTATTTATAAATCTGACAAGGGTTGGttgttcatttttaaatttaaaatacttaTCATGCACGCATTACGCATGTTCTAAAATCTTTCTGATCACATATTTGATCGTATGTTGGTTGCACGGCTGGCAAAGCAACGTATCAAATGcgtgatgagagagattttagaACATGCGTAATGCATGCTTGAcaagtattttaaatttaaaaatgagcaACAACCTTTGATAGGCCGCTTGCCCAGCCGTGCAACCAACATACTTGAATTGCTTGTGTAACGTCCCGCTTTTACAATTGTAAAAGCGGGACGTTACACAAGCAATTCAAGTATGTTGGTTGCACGGCTGGCAAAGCGGCATATCAAATGCGTGATCAGAAAGATTTTAGAACATGCGTAATGCATGCATGaaaagtattttaaatttaaaaatgaacaaCCACCTTTGATATGCCGTGCAACCAACATACTTGAAATGCTTGGGTAACGTCCCGGTTGTATATTCACGTCGAGTCAGGACTTGACGATATGGGCCTCGATGGAGCACTTGGAGTCAGAGAAGCGGTTAGAGCCAACCCAAACCCCACAAAACGATCCAAAACAAATTTACAATACTCAATCAGATTCTCTACTGAAAATCTTcacaaaaacaacccaaatcaaaacaaaatcaagaaatCAAGCCTAAAAAATTATACTGTTATGAGCCTATAAGAGAGGTTAAATAAGGaactagaagctgaaaaggag encodes:
- the LOC133873327 gene encoding uncharacterized protein LOC133873327 → MSWSRLGNSKSNGGLGYRDMEVFNLALLAKQGWRLIQDPNSLLGTILRDKYYSGKTFQLAALGHNPSFAWRSILKARPTLENGLISKRDGGRTMCLENFDPVEAERISNLVPNPLLQEDRLIWRGTKHGHFSLRSAYFLEVERTRQDKGESSHHQGIQWFWKYIWSFSIPPVVKNFVWKVCNAILLIKESSRKVQKLSLEAEDSLGFIKELKDKLEEQYFGEVLITMRFIWLRRNSYVFGSSLETLGQVIQKVKGVMADLEDESQGEWSEVSMTSAPSTPRWVRPPVGMLKVNWDAALYIATKRLGVGVVVAAMTMCIPSRTDPATTEALAVWEAVRFYDSQGWQRVLFEGDAQSIVMALRKRGQC